The following are from one region of the Juglans regia cultivar Chandler chromosome 10, Walnut 2.0, whole genome shotgun sequence genome:
- the LOC109017472 gene encoding zinc finger protein CONSTANS-LIKE 4-like isoform X2: MKNCELCKVPARTYCESDQASLCWNCDAKVHGANFLVARHSRTLLCHSCQSHTPWKASGSKLGHTVSVCESCVRGTGNKEEERQSEGGNDVDLRQDDDDNEVDDIFNDDDFDDASDEEEEEEEEEEEEEEADNQVVPLSTTLPPPSTSSSSSEEVSVTTLSLKRMRENSSDLRNPRVMDDLDLCSYKRGNDAALTAQAGDGDGEATSWRPWKDRAVQVDGGAASSSAMIKSVRRIRGRDLCDQSKESVAVDEDPSNSVS, translated from the exons ATGAAGAACTGCGAGCTCTGCAAGGTCCCGGCTCGGACCTACTGCGAGTCGGACCAGGCGAGCCTGTGCTGGAACTGCGACGCCAAGGTCCACGGAGCCAACTTCCTCGTGGCTCGCCACTCTAGGACCCTACTCTGCCACTCGTGCCAATCCCATACCCCGTGGAAAGCATCCGGTTCCAAGCTTGGCCACACGGTCTCCGTGTGCGAGAGCTGCGTCCGTGGAACCggaaacaaagaagaagaacgaCAAAGCGAAGGAGGCAACGATGTTGATCTCCGACAAGACGACGATGAtaatgaggttgatgatattttcaatgatgatgactttgatGATGCAAGtgatgaggaggaggaagaggaagaggaggaggaggaggaggaggaggctgATAATCAAGTGGTTCCATTGTCTACGACACTGCCCCCGCCTTCGACCAGCTCTTCGAGTAGCGAAGAAGTGTCGGTGACAACGCTTTCTTTAAAGCGAATGCGTGAGAATAGTTCAGATCTTCGAAACCCTCGGGTTATG GACGATCTCGACCTTTGTTCATATAAACGGGGGAACGATGCGGCATTGACGGCTCAGGCGGGTGACGGCGACGGCGAGGCGACTTCATGGAGGCCATGGAAGGATCGGGCGGTTCAGGTTGACGGCGGTGCGGCATCTTCTTCGGCGATGATAAAGTCGGTGAGGAGAATCCGTGGGCGAGATTTATGTGACCAGAGCAAAGAATCCGTAGCCGTTGATGAGGATCCGTCGAATAGTGTTAGTTAG
- the LOC109017472 gene encoding zinc finger protein CONSTANS-LIKE 4-like isoform X1, with protein sequence MKNCELCKVPARTYCESDQASLCWNCDAKVHGANFLVARHSRTLLCHSCQSHTPWKASGSKLGHTVSVCESCVRGTGNKEEERQSEGGNDVDLRQDDDDNEVDDIFNDDDFDDASDEEEEEEEEEEEEEEADNQVVPLSTTLPPPSTSSSSSEEVSVTTLSLKRMRENSSDLRNPRVMQDDLDLCSYKRGNDAALTAQAGDGDGEATSWRPWKDRAVQVDGGAASSSAMIKSVRRIRGRDLCDQSKESVAVDEDPSNSVS encoded by the exons ATGAAGAACTGCGAGCTCTGCAAGGTCCCGGCTCGGACCTACTGCGAGTCGGACCAGGCGAGCCTGTGCTGGAACTGCGACGCCAAGGTCCACGGAGCCAACTTCCTCGTGGCTCGCCACTCTAGGACCCTACTCTGCCACTCGTGCCAATCCCATACCCCGTGGAAAGCATCCGGTTCCAAGCTTGGCCACACGGTCTCCGTGTGCGAGAGCTGCGTCCGTGGAACCggaaacaaagaagaagaacgaCAAAGCGAAGGAGGCAACGATGTTGATCTCCGACAAGACGACGATGAtaatgaggttgatgatattttcaatgatgatgactttgatGATGCAAGtgatgaggaggaggaagaggaagaggaggaggaggaggaggaggaggctgATAATCAAGTGGTTCCATTGTCTACGACACTGCCCCCGCCTTCGACCAGCTCTTCGAGTAGCGAAGAAGTGTCGGTGACAACGCTTTCTTTAAAGCGAATGCGTGAGAATAGTTCAGATCTTCGAAACCCTCGGGTTATG CAGGACGATCTCGACCTTTGTTCATATAAACGGGGGAACGATGCGGCATTGACGGCTCAGGCGGGTGACGGCGACGGCGAGGCGACTTCATGGAGGCCATGGAAGGATCGGGCGGTTCAGGTTGACGGCGGTGCGGCATCTTCTTCGGCGATGATAAAGTCGGTGAGGAGAATCCGTGGGCGAGATTTATGTGACCAGAGCAAAGAATCCGTAGCCGTTGATGAGGATCCGTCGAATAGTGTTAGTTAG